One window of Chloroflexota bacterium genomic DNA carries:
- a CDS encoding ABC transporter ATP-binding protein, with translation MITFDEVSYQYPDTSRPVLQNLSLRIEEGEFLLVIGPSGAGKSTFLRCINGLVPHFYGGRFSGRIRVAERDPVAVGPHGMSDLVGFVFQDPEAQFVVDTVEDELAFAPENFALPQNLMRKRVEEVLDQLDIARLRYRRVHSLSGGERQRVAIAAVLTLQPRILVLDEPTSQLDPQAAEEVLIAVRQLNEDLGLTVILSEHRLERVVQYADRVLYLPGQGSPPILGDPEEVLAQVDLTPPLVTLGKALGWQPLPLTIKEGRRFARRLGALGEHASRAVPPSERKDSPIVEAGGVWHTYDTTPALADVSLDVRPGEFVAVMGRNGSGKTTLLKHLVGLLKPHRGRVVVAGLDTRYVDTHELAKRVGYVPQHPDALLFADTVAQELAFTRRSQGMPQAPDEDLRLLEQLGLGSLADRYPRDLSSGERQRVALAAVLVGDPYVVLLDEPTRGLDYPQKERLVEILQALRAMGKAIIMATHDVELVARCADRVVLMAEGQIIVDGPAREVMSDSLVFASQVNKLFRDPRLVTVDDVLQAIERRRAAEPIPPEMGR, from the coding sequence ATGATCACCTTCGACGAGGTCAGCTACCAATACCCTGACACCTCGCGGCCGGTGTTGCAGAACCTGTCCCTCCGCATCGAGGAGGGGGAGTTCCTCCTGGTCATCGGCCCGTCCGGCGCGGGGAAGTCCACTTTCCTGCGCTGCATCAACGGCCTGGTGCCCCACTTCTACGGTGGCCGGTTCAGCGGGCGGATACGCGTCGCCGAGCGGGACCCAGTGGCCGTGGGGCCCCACGGCATGAGCGATCTGGTGGGATTCGTTTTTCAGGACCCCGAGGCCCAGTTCGTGGTGGACACGGTGGAGGACGAGCTGGCCTTCGCCCCGGAGAACTTCGCCCTGCCGCAGAACCTCATGCGCAAGCGGGTGGAGGAGGTGCTGGACCAGCTGGACATCGCGCGGCTCCGATACCGTCGCGTGCATTCGCTCTCCGGCGGCGAGAGACAACGGGTGGCCATCGCCGCCGTGTTAACGTTGCAGCCGCGCATCCTGGTGCTGGACGAGCCCACCTCCCAGCTCGACCCGCAGGCGGCCGAGGAGGTGCTGATCGCCGTGCGCCAGCTCAACGAGGATCTGGGGCTCACGGTGATCCTATCCGAGCATCGGCTGGAGCGCGTGGTACAGTACGCCGATCGCGTGCTGTACCTTCCCGGCCAGGGCAGCCCTCCCATCCTGGGCGACCCGGAGGAGGTGTTGGCCCAGGTCGATCTGACCCCGCCGCTGGTCACGTTGGGAAAGGCCCTGGGCTGGCAGCCGCTGCCGCTCACCATCAAGGAGGGACGGCGCTTCGCCCGCCGCCTGGGCGCCCTGGGAGAGCACGCATCGCGGGCTGTCCCGCCTTCCGAGCGTAAGGACAGCCCCATCGTGGAGGCCGGAGGCGTCTGGCACACCTACGACACAACGCCCGCGCTGGCCGATGTCTCCCTGGATGTACGCCCGGGCGAGTTCGTCGCCGTGATGGGGCGAAACGGGTCCGGGAAGACGACGCTGCTCAAACACCTCGTAGGGCTGCTGAAGCCCCACCGAGGGCGGGTCGTGGTGGCCGGACTGGATACTCGCTACGTGGATACTCACGAATTGGCCAAGCGGGTGGGATACGTGCCGCAGCATCCGGACGCGCTGCTCTTCGCCGACACGGTCGCACAAGAGCTGGCCTTCACCCGGCGCAGCCAGGGAATGCCACAGGCCCCCGACGAAGATCTCCGGCTGTTGGAGCAACTGGGCCTGGGGAGCCTGGCGGACCGGTACCCCCGCGATCTGAGCAGCGGCGAGCGACAGCGGGTGGCATTGGCCGCCGTCCTGGTCGGAGATCCCTACGTCGTCCTCCTGGATGAGCCCACGCGAGGGCTGGACTACCCGCAAAAGGAGCGCCTTGTGGAGATCCTTCAGGCGCTGCGTGCGATGGGCAAGGCCATCATCATGGCCACCCACGATGTAGAGCTGGTCGCACGGTGCGCCGACCGGGTCGTCCTGATGGCTGAGGGGCAGATCATCGTGGACGGGCCGGCCCGGGAGGTGATGTCGGACTCGCTGGTATTCGCCTCCCAGGTCAACAAGCT
- a CDS encoding PEP-CTERM sorting domain-containing protein, producing the protein MRTLPRHRIYLVAALVLLLLAVSSLAVGAADGTKRVGLVIRYSDGSVHTEVVTVPADATTFEVLQAANINLVWSDSGFGPAVCKIGNDGCPADNCFCDPAHFWGYWHLNAAGTDWESSTVGVAGYTPNDGDVEGFAWTGFDANYNPVVKPPVYTFAELLAMAQAPVQIPEPTTLLLVGGGLAGLVGYARRRRS; encoded by the coding sequence ATGCGCACACTGCCTCGTCATCGGATCTACCTCGTAGCCGCCCTCGTGCTGCTGTTGCTGGCGGTCAGCAGCCTGGCCGTCGGCGCGGCCGACGGGACCAAACGCGTCGGCCTCGTCATCCGATACAGCGACGGCTCCGTCCACACCGAGGTCGTCACGGTTCCAGCCGACGCGACCACCTTCGAAGTACTGCAAGCGGCCAACATCAATCTGGTCTGGTCGGACTCCGGCTTCGGCCCCGCCGTCTGCAAGATCGGGAACGACGGATGCCCCGCCGACAACTGCTTCTGCGACCCGGCGCACTTCTGGGGATACTGGCATCTGAACGCCGCCGGCACGGACTGGGAGAGCTCTACCGTCGGCGTGGCGGGATACACGCCCAACGACGGCGATGTGGAAGGGTTCGCCTGGACGGGGTTCGATGCGAATTACAACCCGGTGGTCAAGCCGCCCGTGTACACCTTCGCGGAGCTGCTGGCCATGGCCCAGGCGCCGGTCCAGATACCGGAGCCGACGACGCTGTTGCTGGTGGGAGGCGGCCTGGCCGGCCTGGTCGGATATGCGCGCCGCCGCCGGAGCTGA
- a CDS encoding metallophosphoesterase family protein — MRVLVLSDIHANLAALEAVLADAQELGYDETWCLGDIVGYGPDPNECIERLGNLPGRLVCVAGNHDWAALERLSVDDFNPEARRAVEWTRAELTARHRVWLEGLPDDPQVLGRYTITHGSPRGPIWEYILTPSIAQSNFAYFSTPYCLVGHTHVPVIYRLAEGEEEGQRCQALIPAQDQFIRLEGPHRLILNPGSVGQPRDSDPRASYALLDTEDDIWLYRRLPYPIELTQAKMREAGLPERLIARLSYGW; from the coding sequence ATGCGCGTGCTGGTCCTGTCCGATATCCATGCGAATCTGGCTGCCCTGGAGGCCGTGTTGGCGGATGCTCAGGAGCTGGGCTATGATGAGACTTGGTGCCTGGGCGACATCGTCGGCTACGGGCCGGACCCCAACGAGTGCATCGAGCGTTTGGGAAACCTCCCCGGCAGGCTCGTGTGTGTGGCGGGCAATCACGATTGGGCGGCCCTGGAGCGCTTGAGCGTGGACGATTTCAACCCGGAGGCCCGCCGCGCGGTGGAGTGGACCCGGGCGGAGCTGACCGCCCGTCATCGGGTATGGCTGGAGGGGCTTCCAGATGATCCTCAGGTGCTCGGGCGGTATACGATCACCCATGGCAGCCCCCGGGGACCGATTTGGGAGTATATCCTCACCCCCAGTATCGCTCAGAGCAACTTCGCTTACTTCTCCACCCCCTATTGCCTGGTGGGACATACGCATGTTCCCGTGATCTACCGGCTGGCCGAGGGAGAGGAGGAAGGCCAGCGTTGCCAGGCGTTGATCCCCGCCCAGGACCAGTTCATCCGGTTGGAGGGCCCCCATCGGTTGATCTTGAACCCCGGCAGCGTGGGGCAGCCACGGGATAGCGACCCCCGGGCCAGCTATGCGTTGCTGGACACGGAAGACGACATCTGGCTCTATCGCCGATTGCCGTATCCCATTGAGCTCACCCAGGCGAAGATGCGCGAGGCCGGGCTGCCCGAGCGGTTGATCGCCCGCCTGTCCTATGGCTGGTGA
- a CDS encoding GNAT family N-acetyltransferase, translating into MQSANFCPQCGTRLERREVGDRVRPVCPACGFIYYMNPVVAAGTLVEQDGRIVLVRRGVEPGKGLWGLPAGYVEADESAEEAAIRETREESGLEVELDGLIGVYSFGKDTGSRGVLILYAAHVVGGTLHAGDDATEVAWFAPDSLPPDDQIAFWTHRQALREWQRARAIRYKLATPEQAAAVRQLKQMYDASERELLVNESMPDGALIVALDRDEVVGYVDVVIGRSEHQAWLRRVFVLPNHRRWGIGTRLIERAIAFAREHKISRLLAEVDPGNVGIGAYLKAGFRACGFLDPPCPQNGAHLCGPVLILAHDLSSDEGEDTRP; encoded by the coding sequence ATGCAGTCAGCCAATTTCTGTCCGCAATGCGGAACCCGCCTGGAGAGACGGGAGGTCGGCGATCGCGTTCGCCCGGTATGTCCCGCCTGTGGCTTCATCTATTACATGAACCCGGTGGTGGCCGCCGGGACCCTGGTGGAACAGGACGGGCGCATCGTCCTGGTCCGACGCGGGGTGGAGCCGGGGAAGGGGCTGTGGGGGCTCCCAGCGGGCTACGTGGAGGCCGATGAGAGCGCCGAAGAGGCGGCTATCCGGGAGACCCGGGAGGAAAGCGGGCTGGAGGTGGAGCTGGACGGGCTGATCGGCGTGTACTCGTTCGGCAAGGATACCGGATCACGGGGCGTGTTGATCCTCTACGCCGCGCACGTGGTGGGCGGGACGCTCCATGCGGGAGACGATGCGACCGAGGTGGCCTGGTTCGCGCCGGACTCGCTCCCACCGGATGACCAGATCGCGTTCTGGACCCACCGACAGGCGCTGCGCGAATGGCAACGAGCCCGGGCGATCCGCTACAAGCTGGCCACGCCCGAGCAAGCTGCCGCCGTGCGGCAGCTCAAGCAGATGTACGACGCATCCGAACGTGAACTCCTGGTGAACGAGTCCATGCCCGATGGAGCGCTGATCGTGGCGCTGGACCGGGACGAGGTGGTCGGATACGTGGACGTGGTCATCGGGCGATCGGAGCATCAGGCCTGGCTCCGTCGCGTGTTCGTCCTGCCCAACCATCGCCGGTGGGGCATCGGAACACGGCTCATCGAGCGAGCCATCGCATTTGCCCGGGAGCACAAGATCTCACGCCTGCTGGCGGAGGTAGATCCGGGGAACGTGGGCATCGGCGCCTATCTGAAAGCGGGGTTTCGCGCTTGTGGCTTTCTCGATCCTCCCTGCCCGCAGAATGGCGCCCATCTGTGCGGCCCCGTGCTGATCCTGGCCCATGACCTCTCCTCTGACGAGGGCGAGGACACGCGCCCTTAG
- a CDS encoding energy-coupling factor transporter transmembrane protein EcfT, protein MPEPTRRTPRFHPYTWLAWLAATAAPALLTRNPIYLSVLLLAVGLTYRTLAREHPEHRGWEFLIRLAVLLWLFTTLFNALTVHAGATVIFRLPTRWPVIGGPITLEAAAYGLASGLSLLTILVTFITFHMALDPGRLLRLVPAALFQAGVVTAIAITFVPQMIRSVQEIKEAQEIRGHRFRGVRDLLPLFIPLLTTALERAIQLAESMEARGFGASTRRRANRTAIGALTLTLLILLAFGLFAYGYWRAYRFESGLLISIALGGLIGIFWAIGRQAPRTRYRRWLWRPWDTLVTTASLLAASAILATRLIDHAALIYYPYPPFGLQPDIRPWLCALMLVPALPAAVIAYGRHKAARHERSGDTRRHPLRDVADGVAG, encoded by the coding sequence TTGCCTGAACCCACCCGACGAACGCCTCGCTTCCACCCTTACACCTGGCTGGCCTGGCTGGCCGCAACCGCCGCGCCCGCGCTGCTCACGCGCAACCCGATCTACCTCAGCGTGCTGCTGCTGGCCGTCGGGTTGACCTACCGCACGCTGGCCCGGGAGCATCCGGAGCATCGCGGGTGGGAGTTCCTTATCCGGCTGGCGGTCCTCCTGTGGCTGTTCACGACCCTGTTCAACGCGCTGACCGTCCACGCCGGCGCCACCGTGATCTTCCGGCTGCCCACCCGCTGGCCCGTCATCGGCGGGCCGATCACCCTGGAAGCCGCGGCATACGGCCTGGCCAGTGGGCTCAGCCTGCTGACGATCCTGGTCACGTTCATCACGTTCCACATGGCGTTGGACCCCGGACGCCTGTTACGCCTGGTGCCCGCCGCCCTCTTCCAGGCCGGCGTGGTCACCGCCATCGCCATCACCTTTGTGCCACAGATGATCCGCTCGGTCCAGGAGATCAAGGAGGCGCAGGAGATACGCGGGCACCGCTTCCGCGGTGTGCGCGACCTGCTCCCCCTGTTCATCCCGCTGCTCACCACCGCACTGGAGCGCGCCATCCAATTGGCCGAATCCATGGAAGCGCGCGGCTTTGGCGCCTCCACGCGCCGTCGAGCGAATCGCACAGCCATCGGGGCGCTCACCCTCACGCTCCTGATTCTGCTGGCGTTTGGGCTCTTCGCATACGGGTACTGGCGCGCGTACCGATTCGAGTCCGGGCTTCTCATCTCCATCGCGCTGGGCGGACTGATCGGCATCTTCTGGGCGATCGGGCGCCAGGCGCCGCGCACGCGCTACCGCCGATGGCTCTGGCGCCCATGGGACACGCTGGTGACCACGGCCAGCCTGCTGGCCGCATCGGCGATCCTGGCCACGCGCCTCATCGACCACGCGGCGCTGATCTACTACCCCTATCCACCCTTCGGCCTGCAGCCCGACATCCGACCCTGGCTGTGCGCTCTGATGCTCGTGCCCGCGCTTCCCGCGGCGGTTATCGCATACGGCCGGCACAAGGCGGCCCGGCACGAGCGGTCCGGCGACACCCGCCGCCATCCGCTGCGAGATGTGGCCGATGGCGTGGCCGGGTAG
- a CDS encoding cyclic nucleotide-binding domain-containing protein gives MDTEQILERLKGFRLFQGLPDEVLQEIAEVGEVVKEAGGRRLFTQGDPALAAFFLLDGEVVVWRMDPGGREIFRRTVRAGQAFGFRSLLKGDVRLSTAETVRPSTLLRLPASDFARLQAKYPEIVERLLRPDIVRRLRAMPLLGSLTDEQLRWVVDLFERLDAEPGEMILSPPRSTTKVGPSSTDRRPPQLALYLIDQGQVAIHGRAAGHMVLTAGHYFGSHRALGVRYAQTARAVTRATLYGLTHEDFDWLRSAFPGVQEILNRPPDIIRRLHEVRLFSRLSPAELEALAGYVCWDHYPAYRTVTQQGDPGDAFYILDRGEAVLRVADEDGREQLRNYLVEGNAFGETSLILKDTRDATVESLTPTDWLVLHHDDFRRFLEGHPDAERKLVLREETREKIRHRAKMREEGEETILFRTRRHWWSLVKRIAFASLIFVGLLILLGVAFGLHAEPAFELAVLLGTIILLGYIIWHVIDWNNDWLIVTTRRIIHQERVILVSERRIGAPLEKIQDISVIRYLWANLLGYGHLIIQTAATEGRIEFRYVPNPEAIRELIQERRARALAGARAAGWKRIRRELEERLDLGIPPVTPSSAIPQEPPSSEEQPQRKPWWRRWRPRLRIFAVREEVGDQVIWRKHPVNLLMRISRPLITLIAVSVVGWLLYRFGGMLPIGQSMAGLWFGVILLEMLAAMWLLWEYEDWRNDQYIVTSDRIIDIERKPLFFAEDRREAGLGMIQNVTSDIPNPIAYILGYGNVTIETAAEMGMFDFVFVPNPREVQAEILRRVEAFRARQAARERAQRHAEMAAWFEMYNQLQREQPG, from the coding sequence ATGGACACAGAACAGATCCTGGAACGCCTGAAGGGCTTCCGCCTCTTTCAGGGCCTCCCGGACGAGGTGCTGCAGGAGATCGCCGAGGTCGGGGAGGTGGTCAAGGAAGCCGGCGGGCGACGCCTGTTCACACAAGGAGATCCCGCCCTTGCGGCGTTCTTCCTCCTGGACGGTGAGGTGGTCGTCTGGAGGATGGACCCGGGAGGCAGGGAGATCTTCCGCCGCACGGTGAGGGCCGGCCAGGCCTTCGGCTTCCGCAGCCTCCTGAAGGGGGATGTGCGGCTCTCCACGGCGGAGACGGTGCGCCCCAGCACATTGCTACGCCTGCCAGCCTCTGATTTCGCCCGTCTGCAGGCGAAATACCCGGAGATCGTCGAGCGGCTGCTGAGACCGGACATCGTGCGCCGGCTGCGCGCCATGCCGCTCCTGGGCAGCCTGACAGACGAACAATTGCGCTGGGTCGTGGACCTGTTCGAGCGCCTGGACGCGGAGCCCGGCGAGATGATCCTTTCCCCTCCCCGAAGCACGACCAAGGTCGGCCCCTCCTCCACAGACCGACGCCCCCCACAGCTGGCCCTCTACCTGATCGACCAGGGGCAGGTCGCGATCCATGGGAGGGCGGCCGGACACATGGTGCTCACAGCCGGGCACTACTTCGGCAGCCACAGAGCGCTGGGGGTGCGCTACGCCCAGACGGCTCGGGCCGTCACGAGGGCCACCCTCTATGGCCTGACCCATGAGGACTTCGACTGGCTGCGTTCTGCCTTCCCGGGCGTGCAGGAGATCCTGAATCGGCCGCCAGATATCATCCGGCGCCTGCACGAGGTGAGGCTGTTCTCTCGGCTGTCCCCCGCGGAGCTGGAGGCTCTGGCTGGATATGTGTGCTGGGACCACTATCCGGCCTACAGAACGGTGACGCAGCAGGGCGATCCCGGCGACGCGTTCTACATCCTCGACCGCGGGGAGGCGGTCCTGCGCGTGGCGGACGAGGACGGGCGAGAGCAGCTGCGCAACTACCTGGTCGAGGGCAACGCCTTCGGCGAGACCTCGCTGATCCTGAAGGACACCCGCGATGCCACCGTGGAGTCGCTCACGCCGACCGATTGGCTGGTCCTCCACCACGACGACTTCAGGCGCTTCCTGGAGGGACATCCGGACGCGGAGCGGAAGCTGGTCCTCCGTGAGGAGACGAGGGAGAAGATCCGACACAGAGCGAAGATGCGCGAGGAGGGGGAGGAGACCATACTGTTCCGCACCAGGCGTCACTGGTGGTCCCTCGTCAAGCGGATCGCGTTCGCCTCGTTGATCTTCGTCGGCCTGCTGATCCTCCTGGGCGTCGCCTTCGGGCTACACGCGGAGCCCGCATTCGAGCTGGCCGTCCTCCTGGGGACGATCATTCTGCTGGGCTACATCATCTGGCATGTCATCGACTGGAACAACGACTGGCTGATCGTCACCACGCGGCGGATCATCCACCAGGAGCGCGTGATCCTGGTCTCGGAACGTCGCATTGGCGCCCCGCTGGAGAAGATCCAGGACATCAGCGTGATCCGATACCTGTGGGCGAACCTGCTGGGATACGGGCATCTCATCATCCAGACCGCGGCCACAGAGGGCCGGATCGAATTCCGCTATGTGCCTAACCCGGAGGCGATACGGGAGCTGATCCAGGAGCGCAGGGCGCGAGCCCTCGCCGGGGCCAGGGCGGCGGGTTGGAAGCGCATCCGCCGTGAGCTGGAGGAGCGATTGGATCTGGGGATCCCGCCGGTGACGCCCTCCTCGGCCATACCACAGGAGCCGCCATCGTCTGAGGAGCAGCCTCAGAGAAAGCCCTGGTGGCGCCGGTGGCGCCCGCGACTCCGCATCTTCGCCGTGCGCGAGGAGGTGGGGGACCAGGTCATCTGGCGCAAGCATCCGGTGAACCTGCTTATGAGGATCTCCCGGCCGCTGATCACGCTGATCGCCGTGTCCGTGGTGGGCTGGCTTCTGTATCGCTTCGGGGGGATGCTGCCCATCGGCCAGTCCATGGCGGGGCTGTGGTTTGGGGTGATCCTGCTGGAGATGCTGGCGGCGATGTGGCTGCTGTGGGAATACGAGGACTGGCGCAATGACCAGTACATCGTGACCAGCGACCGCATCATCGACATCGAGAGGAAGCCCCTCTTCTTCGCCGAGGATCGGCGGGAGGCCGGCCTGGGCATGATCCAAAACGTCACGTCGGACATCCCCAATCCGATCGCCTACATCCTGGGATACGGGAACGTCACCATCGAGACGGCCGCCGAGATGGGCATGTTCGACTTCGTCTTCGTCCCCAACCCTCGTGAGGTGCAGGCGGAGATCCTGCGCCGGGTGGAGGCATTCCGGGCGCGACAGGCGGCCCGAGAACGCGCACAACGGCACGCAGAGATGGCCGCCTGGTTCGAGATGTACAATCAACTGCAACGCGAGCAGCCCGGGTAA
- a CDS encoding DUF4349 domain-containing protein, with protein MRRAILLLGVALFLLISCASSREVERFRAPAPAVQEASPAAPAGGAMVAEGEMIAEKTAASGQDLGPMPRMIVRRASLSLIVQDTMAAMEEIRRLVEEVGGYVSESNAYRVGEQMQASVTVRVPVSELDRVLEQIKDMAVRVEHEQTSTEDVTAEYTDIESRLRNLEATEQELLALLREVRERPNATAEDILSVHRRLTEVREEIERLKGRQQYLDNLVALATITIELIPDALSQPVIEPGWRPLQTLRSAFRALVRALERLVDLIIWIVVFVVPILTLIAIPFVLLLLLIHWLRRRRQR; from the coding sequence ATGAGACGCGCGATTCTGCTGTTGGGCGTAGCCCTTTTCTTGTTGATCTCCTGCGCGTCTTCCCGGGAGGTTGAGAGATTCCGGGCGCCGGCCCCGGCTGTGCAAGAGGCCTCGCCCGCGGCCCCGGCCGGTGGTGCGATGGTGGCCGAAGGCGAGATGATCGCCGAGAAGACGGCCGCGTCGGGCCAGGATCTGGGCCCTATGCCTCGCATGATCGTCAGGCGCGCCAGCCTGAGTCTCATCGTTCAGGACACCATGGCGGCCATGGAGGAGATCCGCCGATTGGTCGAGGAAGTGGGCGGATACGTTTCCGAGTCCAACGCCTACCGCGTCGGCGAGCAGATGCAGGCCAGCGTGACCGTGCGCGTGCCGGTATCCGAGCTGGACCGCGTGTTGGAGCAGATCAAGGACATGGCCGTGCGGGTGGAGCATGAGCAGACTTCCACCGAGGACGTGACGGCGGAGTACACTGACATCGAGAGTCGATTGCGCAACCTGGAGGCCACGGAGCAGGAGCTCCTGGCTTTGCTGCGAGAGGTTCGAGAGCGGCCCAACGCCACCGCGGAGGATATCCTGAGCGTCCATCGCCGCCTGACGGAGGTGCGGGAGGAGATCGAGCGGCTGAAGGGACGTCAGCAATATCTGGACAATTTGGTGGCGTTGGCCACCATCACCATCGAGCTGATCCCGGACGCGCTCTCCCAGCCGGTGATCGAGCCCGGCTGGCGCCCTTTACAGACCTTACGTAGCGCGTTCCGCGCGCTGGTTCGCGCGTTGGAGCGCCTGGTCGATTTGATCATCTGGATTGTCGTGTTCGTTGTGCCCATCTTGACCCTGATCGCCATCCCATTCGTGTTGTTGCTCTTGCTGATCCATTGGCTCCGGCGACGGCGCCAGCGATAG
- a CDS encoding transcription termination factor Rho, which produces MEVNIVELETRTLDELQEMAREMGITGYTRLKKYDLIMRLLRANAEQQGYIFGGGVLEIVSDGIGFLRSDHLLPGPEDVYVSQSQIRRFGLRTGDFVVGQVRPPKETEKYYGLLKVEAVNGLDPEVSKQRPQFERLTPIFPNQQLKLETESNILATRLIDLIAPIGRGQRGLIVSPPKAGKTTILKRIANGITTNYNDIHLMVVLIGERPEEVTDMDRSVQAEVVSSTFDEPVQNHVRVAEMALERAKRLVEIKRDVVILLDSITRLARAYNLVEPPSGRTLSGGIDPAALYPPKRFFGAARNIEEGGSLTIIATCLVDTGSRMDDVIYEEFKGTGNMELHLSRRLAERRIFPAIDIERSGTRREELLLDQETLSRVWTMRRMLDALRQAGEEPIIPVLERMARTRNNREFLATLNRDLS; this is translated from the coding sequence ATGGAAGTGAACATCGTAGAATTGGAAACTCGGACACTGGACGAACTGCAAGAGATGGCCCGGGAGATGGGGATCACCGGCTACACTCGTCTGAAGAAGTATGATCTCATCATGCGCCTGCTGCGGGCCAACGCGGAACAGCAAGGATACATCTTCGGCGGCGGAGTATTGGAGATCGTCTCCGACGGCATCGGCTTCCTGCGCTCGGACCATCTCCTGCCCGGCCCGGAGGATGTATACGTCTCGCAATCGCAGATCCGCCGCTTTGGCCTGCGCACGGGGGACTTCGTGGTGGGGCAGGTGCGTCCCCCGAAGGAGACGGAGAAATACTACGGCCTGCTGAAGGTCGAGGCGGTCAACGGGCTCGATCCGGAGGTCTCCAAGCAACGCCCGCAATTCGAGCGGCTGACGCCCATCTTCCCCAATCAGCAGCTCAAGCTGGAGACCGAATCCAACATCCTGGCGACCCGCCTGATCGATCTGATCGCGCCGATCGGCCGGGGACAGCGCGGCCTCATCGTATCACCGCCCAAGGCAGGGAAGACCACCATCCTCAAGCGCATCGCCAACGGCATCACCACGAACTACAACGATATCCACCTCATGGTGGTCCTCATCGGCGAGCGTCCGGAGGAGGTCACGGACATGGATCGCTCGGTACAGGCCGAGGTGGTCAGCTCCACCTTCGACGAGCCGGTCCAGAATCACGTCCGGGTGGCGGAGATGGCTCTGGAGCGCGCCAAGCGCCTGGTGGAGATCAAGCGAGACGTCGTCATCCTGCTGGACTCGATCACCCGGCTGGCGCGAGCGTACAACCTGGTGGAGCCGCCCAGCGGCCGCACGCTCTCCGGCGGGATCGATCCGGCGGCGCTCTATCCGCCGAAGCGATTCTTCGGCGCCGCGCGCAACATCGAGGAGGGCGGCAGCCTGACCATCATCGCCACCTGTCTGGTGGACACCGGTAGCCGCATGGACGACGTCATCTACGAGGAGTTCAAGGGCACCGGCAACATGGAGCTCCACCTGAGCCGTCGCCTGGCGGAGCGCCGCATCTTCCCGGCCATCGACATCGAGCGGTCCGGCACACGCCGTGAGGAGCTCCTCCTGGATCAGGAGACGCTCAGCCGGGTGTGGACAATGCGTCGCATGCTGGACGCCCTGCGTCAGGCAGGCGAGGAGCCGATCATCCCCGTGCTGGAGCGCATGGCGCGCACCCGCAACAATCGCGAGTTCCTGGCCACACTGAACCGTGATCTCTCATGA